The Streptomyces sp. CC0208 genome window below encodes:
- a CDS encoding futalosine hydrolase, which produces MRILVATAVPVERDAVARAFPGPVPGVDVLAVGVGPALAAASTATALTRAALAGAPYGLVVSAGIGGGFLPHAPVGSLVVADEITAADLGAETADGFVPVTELGFGAVTHRPPEVLVRAAAAATGARAGAVLTVSTVTGTAARASALRERHPTALVEAMEGFGVAEAAGAHGVPVLEIRAVSNPVGPRDRAAWRIGDALAALTEGFGKLTPVLESWEHHDD; this is translated from the coding sequence ATGCGCATCCTCGTGGCCACCGCCGTCCCCGTCGAACGGGACGCGGTGGCCCGTGCGTTCCCGGGCCCGGTGCCGGGCGTCGACGTCCTCGCCGTGGGGGTCGGGCCCGCCCTCGCCGCCGCCTCCACCGCCACCGCGCTCACCCGGGCCGCGCTGGCGGGTGCTCCCTACGGCCTGGTGGTCTCCGCCGGGATCGGTGGCGGCTTCCTGCCGCACGCGCCGGTCGGCTCCCTCGTCGTCGCCGACGAGATCACCGCGGCCGACCTCGGGGCGGAGACCGCCGACGGGTTCGTGCCGGTGACCGAGCTGGGGTTCGGGGCCGTCACCCACCGCCCGCCCGAGGTACTCGTACGGGCCGCGGCGGCCGCGACCGGGGCGCGGGCCGGCGCCGTGCTCACCGTCTCCACGGTGACCGGTACGGCCGCCCGCGCGAGCGCCCTGCGAGAGCGCCACCCCACCGCCCTCGTCGAGGCCATGGAGGGCTTCGGGGTCGCCGAGGCGGCCGGGGCGCACGGGGTGCCCGTGCTGGAGATCCGTGCCGTGTCCAACCCGGTCGGTCCGCGCGACCGGGCCGCCTGGCGCATCGGCGACGCGCTCGCGGCCCTGACGGAGGGGTTCGGGAAGCTGACGCCCGTACTGGAGAGTTGGGAACACCATGACGACTGA
- a CDS encoding MFS transporter: protein MTGPVRAVGRALHFPFTGTARGIRRATHAHGAGESGLGKLIELHAVNGAGDVMITVALASTVFFSVPTDEARGRVALYLAITMAPFTVLAPVIGPLLDRLPHGRRAAMAGAMLARAMLALIIAGAVATGSLELYPAALGVLVASKAYGVVRSAVVPRLLPPRFSLVKANSRVTLGGLLATGIAAPVGAGLQAIGPRWPLYGAFVIFIAGTFLSFSLPPKVDSAKGEDVALLAADEEHLHGPHLKPVKRPGLRTVGTAVTHALGANAALRWLSGFLTFFLAFLLREHPLTGESAAVSLGLVAVSAGAGNALGTAVGAWLRSRAPEIIIFTVVAIVLGAAITAAIFFGAFLVACLAAVAGFSQALSKLSLDALIQRDVPELVRTSAFARSETLLQVSWVFGGAVGIVMPLNGYLGLSVAAAVVAAGWLATARGLLSSARRGSSSTARVA from the coding sequence ATGACAGGGCCCGTGCGCGCTGTCGGCCGTGCCCTGCACTTCCCGTTCACCGGTACGGCCCGCGGCATCCGCAGGGCGACCCACGCGCACGGGGCGGGCGAGTCCGGCCTCGGAAAGCTGATCGAACTGCACGCCGTCAACGGCGCGGGGGATGTGATGATCACCGTCGCGCTGGCCTCGACGGTGTTCTTCTCGGTGCCGACCGACGAGGCCCGCGGGCGCGTCGCCCTGTACCTCGCGATCACCATGGCGCCCTTCACGGTCCTCGCGCCGGTGATCGGCCCGCTCCTCGACCGCCTTCCGCACGGCCGTCGCGCCGCCATGGCGGGCGCCATGCTCGCCCGGGCGATGCTGGCGCTGATCATCGCCGGGGCGGTCGCCACGGGCAGCCTGGAGCTGTATCCGGCGGCCCTCGGCGTACTGGTGGCCTCCAAGGCGTACGGCGTCGTCAGAAGCGCGGTCGTGCCCCGTCTGCTCCCGCCCCGCTTCTCCCTCGTCAAGGCGAACTCCCGCGTCACCCTCGGCGGACTGCTGGCCACCGGGATCGCGGCCCCGGTCGGCGCGGGGCTCCAGGCCATCGGACCGCGCTGGCCGCTCTACGGCGCCTTCGTGATCTTCATCGCCGGGACGTTCCTGTCCTTCTCGCTGCCGCCGAAGGTCGACTCGGCCAAGGGCGAGGACGTGGCCCTGCTCGCCGCCGACGAGGAGCATCTGCACGGCCCGCACCTCAAGCCGGTCAAGCGGCCCGGACTGCGCACGGTCGGCACCGCCGTCACCCACGCCCTCGGCGCGAACGCCGCCCTGCGCTGGCTGTCCGGTTTCCTCACCTTCTTCCTCGCCTTCCTGCTGCGCGAGCATCCGCTGACCGGCGAGAGCGCGGCGGTCTCGCTGGGCCTGGTGGCCGTGTCGGCGGGTGCGGGCAACGCGCTCGGCACGGCGGTCGGCGCCTGGCTCAGGTCGCGGGCGCCGGAGATCATCATCTTCACGGTGGTGGCCATCGTGCTGGGCGCGGCGATCACGGCGGCGATCTTCTTCGGGGCGTTCCTGGTGGCGTGTCTGGCCGCGGTCGCCGGGTTCTCGCAGGCCCTGTCCAAGCTGTCCCTGGACGCACTGATCCAGCGGGACGTGCCCGAACTGGTCCGCACCTCGGCGTTCGCCCGCTCCGAGACGCTGCTCCAGGTGTCCTGGGTGTTCGGGGGCGCGGTGGGCATCGTGATGCCGCTCAACGGCTACCTGGGCCTCTCGGTGGCCGCCGCGGTCGTCGCCGCGGGCTGGCTGGCCACCGCGCGGGGGCTGCTCAGCTCGGCCCGGCGCGGCAGCTCCTCCACGGCGCGAGTGGCGTAA
- a CDS encoding DUF3027 domain-containing protein — MSAATTRSRTPDRLCAEAVDLARTAAEEAAAPGVVGEHAGLVSEGDRVVTHFFECKELGYRGWRWAVTVARASRAKLVTLDEVVLLPGPDALLAPEWVPWSERLRPGDMGPGDLLPTDAEDLRLEPGYTGEDEPLPSAPVSEEMAELVEAEDAELTEGAVSNLPVAPTRGSIAAVAEELGMRRARVLSRYGLHVAADRWEESFGAKTPMAQAAPAPCVSCGFLVPLGGSLGQAFGLCANEFAPADGRVVSLSYGCGGHSEAAVMPKPPQPAPPVIDETRVDPFPLRPASDSGSVPVLADEDTAELGHS, encoded by the coding sequence GTGAGCGCAGCGACAACGCGAAGCCGCACCCCCGACCGCCTGTGCGCCGAGGCCGTCGACCTCGCCCGCACCGCCGCCGAGGAGGCCGCCGCGCCCGGTGTGGTGGGTGAGCACGCGGGCCTGGTCTCCGAGGGAGACCGTGTCGTCACGCACTTCTTCGAGTGCAAGGAGCTCGGGTACCGGGGCTGGCGCTGGGCCGTGACGGTCGCCCGCGCCTCCCGCGCGAAGCTCGTGACGCTGGACGAGGTCGTCCTGCTCCCCGGCCCGGACGCGCTGCTGGCACCGGAGTGGGTGCCGTGGAGCGAACGCCTGCGCCCCGGCGACATGGGCCCCGGCGATCTGCTCCCCACTGACGCCGAGGACCTGCGCCTGGAGCCCGGCTACACCGGCGAGGACGAGCCGCTGCCGAGCGCGCCGGTGTCCGAGGAGATGGCCGAGCTGGTCGAGGCGGAGGACGCGGAGCTCACGGAGGGCGCCGTCTCGAACCTACCGGTGGCCCCGACCCGCGGCTCGATCGCCGCGGTCGCCGAGGAACTGGGCATGCGCCGGGCCCGGGTGCTGTCCCGCTACGGCCTGCATGTCGCCGCCGACCGCTGGGAGGAGTCCTTCGGCGCGAAGACGCCGATGGCCCAGGCGGCCCCGGCGCCCTGCGTCAGCTGCGGCTTCCTGGTCCCGCTGGGCGGCTCGCTCGGCCAGGCCTTCGGCCTGTGCGCGAACGAGTTCGCCCCCGCGGACGGCCGCGTGGTCTCGCTGTCCTACGGCTGCGGGGGCCACTCGGAAGCGGCCGTCATGCCGAAGCCCCCGCAGCCCGCCCCTCCGGTGATCGACGAGACCCGGGTGGACCCGTTCCCGCTGCGACCGGCATCCGACTCGGGGTCGGTGCCGGTGCTGGCGGACGAGGACACGGCGGAACTGGGTCACTCGTAG
- a CDS encoding CU044_5270 family protein, giving the protein MNEIELLREWDADAPPLTDTARARARFRLYQAMRAPATTPTTGRALGRRPLLRIAVACAAAAAVTATVVVAQNTGENAPRTQTVSATTVLWGAAAEARRTEKPLAPRDDQFIYTKEVIELKPVSGGHVKRYVDESWSSVDGSKKSYVSELGYKQWVPPFRKGESTWPPREWSKLEQLPLDPARLTITLREAGTKPDFGRKTRADEWPQIQFFLAGLLRDSVLPKGLRSAAFEALAAVPGVEVLPDRTEFNGHTAIGVRYVGPRGTPWEKGGRVLLFDAKTYQYLGLRERTTMKLTTKVYDQSQYIVADGVVDRVLQRP; this is encoded by the coding sequence ATGAATGAGATCGAGCTTCTGAGGGAGTGGGACGCGGACGCGCCCCCTCTCACGGACACCGCCCGCGCCCGCGCCCGCTTCCGCCTGTACCAGGCGATGCGGGCCCCGGCCACGACACCCACCACCGGCCGCGCCCTCGGCCGCCGTCCGCTGCTGCGGATCGCCGTGGCCTGCGCCGCCGCGGCCGCGGTCACCGCGACCGTGGTGGTCGCCCAGAACACCGGGGAGAACGCGCCCCGCACCCAGACGGTGAGCGCGACCACCGTGCTGTGGGGGGCGGCGGCCGAGGCACGGCGGACCGAGAAGCCGCTCGCCCCGCGCGACGACCAGTTCATCTACACGAAGGAGGTCATCGAGCTCAAGCCCGTCTCGGGCGGTCACGTGAAGAGGTACGTCGACGAGAGCTGGAGCTCGGTCGACGGGTCCAAGAAGTCCTACGTCAGCGAGCTGGGCTACAAGCAGTGGGTGCCGCCGTTCCGGAAGGGTGAGTCCACCTGGCCGCCGCGCGAGTGGTCGAAGCTGGAGCAACTGCCCCTCGATCCGGCCAGGCTGACGATCACCCTGCGCGAGGCGGGCACCAAGCCCGACTTCGGCCGGAAGACCAGGGCCGACGAGTGGCCGCAGATCCAGTTCTTCCTCGCCGGACTGCTCCGCGACTCCGTCCTGCCCAAGGGACTGCGCTCGGCGGCGTTCGAGGCGCTGGCCGCCGTCCCCGGGGTCGAGGTGCTGCCGGACCGGACCGAGTTCAACGGGCACACGGCCATCGGTGTCCGGTACGTCGGCCCGCGCGGCACCCCCTGGGAGAAGGGCGGGCGGGTGCTGCTCTTCGACGCGAAGACGTACCAATACCTGGGGTTGCGTGAGCGGACCACCATGAAACTGACGACCAAGGTCTATGACCAGTCGCAGTACATCGTCGCCGACGGCGTGGTGGACCGGGTGCTCCAGCGCCCCTGA
- a CDS encoding RNA polymerase sigma factor, giving the protein MTVEPGVRVGQDSDASVIERSWDEPETFALLFDRHADSVHRYAARRLGAEAAEDVMAETFTTAFQQRFRYRTEASDARPWLFGIATNLIGRHRRAEARRLKTLGRLPPAAPGGAAEETVADRVAARVSAQAVSGELAGALARLPARHRDVLLLVAWADLGYEEVAAALGVPVGTVRSRLHRARRKLREALGGSDPTALREESDDE; this is encoded by the coding sequence ATGACCGTCGAACCAGGCGTCAGGGTGGGGCAGGACAGCGACGCCTCGGTGATCGAACGGTCGTGGGACGAGCCCGAGACGTTCGCCTTGCTCTTCGACCGTCACGCCGACTCGGTGCACCGCTACGCGGCGCGCCGGCTGGGTGCGGAGGCGGCCGAGGACGTGATGGCGGAGACCTTCACCACCGCGTTCCAGCAGCGCTTCCGGTACCGCACGGAGGCGTCCGACGCCCGTCCCTGGCTGTTCGGTATCGCGACCAACCTCATCGGCCGTCACCGCAGGGCCGAGGCCCGGCGGCTGAAGACGCTCGGCCGGCTGCCTCCGGCGGCCCCCGGTGGTGCGGCCGAGGAGACGGTCGCGGACCGGGTGGCGGCACGGGTCAGCGCCCAGGCGGTCAGCGGCGAACTCGCCGGTGCCCTGGCCCGGTTGCCCGCCCGGCACCGGGACGTGCTGCTGCTGGTCGCCTGGGCCGACCTCGGTTACGAGGAGGTCGCGGCCGCCCTCGGCGTGCCGGTGGGGACGGTCCGGTCACGACTGCACCGGGCTCGCAGAAAACTTCGTGAGGCATTGGGCGGATCCGATCCGACCGCTCTCCGAGAGGAATCCGACGATGAATGA